From the Polaribacter tangerinus genome, the window TGTTAATTTAATTTTTGCTTTTATAATTCGTAAAAAGAAATATCACTTATTTTTAAGTAAATATATCTCTTTACTTTTAGTCTTATTTGTAACTTTAATAGCTTTATTGGTTTTAGAAATTCAGACTCTACCTCTAGCTATTATTCCTTTTTTAGCGGCATTAGTGATACGTTATGTTTATATAAATTATGTACTACTGACCTCGATAAAATAATACTGTAGTTAATGTTTTTATTAAAATTTTAAAATCTAAAAATGCATTTCTTTCTTTTATATAATACAAGTCGTAGCGTAACTTCACTTCTTGTTCTTCAATAGTATTTGCATAAGGGTAATTTACCTGTGCCCAACCTGTTAAACCTGGTCTTACTACATTTCGGATACCATAAAAAGAAATTTTATTTTTTAGTTCTTCTACAAATTCTGGTCGTTCTGGTCGTGGACCAATAATACTCATATCACCTTTTAAAATATTAAAAAACTGCGGAATTTCATCTAACCTTGTGTTTCTTAAAAACTTTCCGAAGGCTGTAATTCTTACATCATTTTTTTGTGCTCAAACTGCGCCATTCTTTTCTGCATTTTGCACCATCGAGCGCAATTTATAAATAGAGAATACTTTTCCATTTAGTCCTACTCTTTTTTGTGAATAAAATAAAGAGCCTCTATTTCCAATAACATTACCAATGCAAACTCTTGAAACGGAATTTCGTAATAATTTTTAACTTCCTCTAAACTCGGCAGTGCATCTGAAAACATAATATCTACATCTGGTGATCCGATAACTGCAACAGACGAATCCAATTCACCTAATTGAAGTATTCTATTCTTTGCGCTTTCATTTGAAACAAAATGTAGGTGACTCATTTTGCTTACAGAATGTCTTATCAGCTCATCAATTGTTCCAGAAACTTCACCTCCTTCGATGTGTGCAACCAAGATGTTATTTAATGAACCAACAATAGCTCCTGCAAGTGCTTCTACCCTATCTCCATGAATAACAATTAAGTCGGGTTTTAATGTACTTACATAACTAGAAAAACCTTCAATGGTTTTTGCCAGTGTTAAATCCATAGTGTTTTCTGAAGTGTGATTCGAAAATTGATGAATATTGGTAAAGTTACACTTTTGAATTTCTATAACAGTTTTACCGTACTTATCTAGCAAGTGCATGCCAGTAGCAAAAATATAAGGTTCAAATTTAGAATGATTTTCTAATACTTGAATTAGCGACTTTATTTTTCCAAAATCGGCTCTTGTACCTGTTAAAAAAACAATTTTTTTACGCATCTATGTCAGTTAATTTTAACTGTTCATCTTTAGCAATATCTCTAGAAGCCTTCTTAGAAAGGAGTTCTTCGAATTTATCTGCTAAAATCTCTCCTGTTCCAGGTCTTTTTACCCAAATATTATCCATCGTAAAACGTTGCCCTTTTTTTACATCTTTAATGGTACAAACCGTAGCAAAAGCAAAATCGATAGTTACTTGTTCTTCTTTAGCAGGAGCTTTTGTACCACCTCTCATTTGCCAAATTAAAGAACTTCCTTCAATTAAATTTTTACACTCATTTTCGTCCATAGAACAAATAATATCTGGTCCTGTTCTTTCTTTATAATCTGTAAAATGTCTTTCTAAAATACTTGCTCCCAATGCTACTGCACCAAAACAAGCGTGGTTAGTTAAAGTATGGTCGGAAAGACCAAATACTTTGTCAGGAAAAGCATTATGAAGAGCTGTCATTGCTCCAAAACGCACTAAATGTGGTGGTGTTGGATATAAATTAGTTGTATGCAATAAAGCCAATGGTACTCGATGCTTGTTAAAAATTGCTACAGCCTTTTTAACGCTTTCAATAGTGTTCATTCCAGTACTAAGAATTACCGGTTTTTTAAATTTTGCAATATGCTCTAACAACGGATAATTGTTACACTCTCCAGAACCAATTTTATAGGCCGGAACATTCATTTTCTCTAATCTTTCGGCAGCAGCTCGTGAAAAAGGAGTGGAAATAAAAATTATACCTTTACTTTCTACATACTCCTTTAACGCAATTTCGTCTGCTTCATTTAAAGAACACTTATCCATTATTTCGTATATAGAAACAGAAGCGTTTCCTGGAATTACCTTTTTGGCAGCGGCACTCATTTCGTCTTCGACAATATGTGTTTGGTGTTTAACCACCTCTACGCCTGCTCTTTTTGCTGCATCAACCATTTCAAAAGCTGTTTTTAAAGAGCCTTCATGGTTAATACCAATTTCTGCAATAACTAGTGGCGGAAAATCTATTCCAATTTTTCTACCAGAAATTTCTATAAATGGGTTTTTCATGTACGATTCTTTTTTTCTAAGTAATACATTGCCTTTTCAAAATCTACTTCTTCATCAATATCAATCATAGCTGATGGATGATTTTCTATAAACGGTAAATTTTTTTCTCCTATAATTTCTCCGCCTACTATTAAAGACGATTTTGAAATATATAATAACCCGTTTTCAAAAAATAACGGCTCTAAATCCTGACTTCTTTGACCGAATTCATAGTTAAAAGGCACAAAAGTATTGTTTACAATTTTACCAAATTTTTGTTTATTCTCTGTAACTGTCATTAAACTGTTAAAATCTCCTTTTACATATGCTTTAAATGCTTCAGACAATAACTCTTTTCTTCTAAAGGGATTTGTTGCTTGTAAAAGTATAATATTATCGAAATTTTCTTCTAAATTTTCTACAACATGCCTTAAAACCTCTTTGGTTGGAGTATTATCTGCCGCCAAATGTTTTGGTCTTAAAATTACCTGAACACCTTCTTTTAATGCTAACTCTTTTAGTACTTCAGAATCTGTAGATACTACAATTTTGGTACAAATTGTAGCATTTTCCTTGGCATAATTTATTCTATGAACAAATAGTGGAATACCTCCTAACAACCTACTGTTTTTGTTGGGTACTCTTTTAGAGCCTCCTCTAATTGGTATTACCACTAAATTTTTATGCATATTATTTTAATTTTATGAGTAAGAATAACAAAAATAAGATTTATTATAGGAATAACGAATCTAGATATTTTTTCATTTTTTCTGTTTGATGAATACTTGTAAAGGAAGCCAAAAAAGTTTTTTTTCCATTATTACTTAAAAACTCTCGCTGCTTGTAATTAGTAATCAAAGCAGTAATTTCAGCTATCATAGACTCTAAATTATCACATAAAATAGCATTTTGTTTGTGCAGAATTTCTGGAAATGCAGCTACCGAAGCTTTGGTAGCTACTAAAGCTTGAGAATGATTAAATACCACAGGAATTCTTGTTCTAGTACCTGTATTATATTCCCAAGGTATAATATGAATATCGTTGGGATGCAAAACTTCGCTTAAATCGAAAACAAAGCCTTTACAAATTATATTATTAGCACCAATTTTTTTTAGTAGAACTGGTGATGCTTCTTTTAAGCTGCCAATAATAATTAAATTTATATGCGGATTATCTTGATGTATTTTTGGCCAACAAACATCTAAAAAACGTTCTAAACCTAATCTATTTGCAGTAGTTCCCATGCCTCCTAAATGAACAATATTGGGTTGCTTTAAAGGCTTAAGATTACTTTTAACATTTGCATAGGTTGTTGGTAGGTACAGCGCTTTCTTTCTACTTATCTTCTCTACTTCTTCAGTTTCTGTCTTAGAACCAGA encodes:
- a CDS encoding cytidylyltransferase domain-containing protein, producing the protein MHKNLVVIPIRGGSKRVPNKNSRLLGGIPLFVHRINYAKENATICTKIVVSTDSEVLKELALKEGVQVILRPKHLAADNTPTKEVLRHVVENLEENFDNIILLQATNPFRRKELLSEAFKAYVKGDFNSLMTVTENKQKFGKIVNNTFVPFNYEFGQRSQDLEPLFFENGLLYISKSSLIVGGEIIGEKNLPFIENHPSAMIDIDEEVDFEKAMYYLEKKNRT
- the neuB gene encoding N-acetylneuraminate synthase; translated protein: MKNPFIEISGRKIGIDFPPLVIAEIGINHEGSLKTAFEMVDAAKRAGVEVVKHQTHIVEDEMSAAAKKVIPGNASVSIYEIMDKCSLNEADEIALKEYVESKGIIFISTPFSRAAAERLEKMNVPAYKIGSGECNNYPLLEHIAKFKKPVILSTGMNTIESVKKAVAIFNKHRVPLALLHTTNLYPTPPHLVRFGAMTALHNAFPDKVFGLSDHTLTNHACFGAVALGASILERHFTDYKERTGPDIICSMDENECKNLIEGSSLIWQMRGGTKAPAKEEQVTIDFAFATVCTIKDVKKGQRFTMDNIWVKRPGTGEILADKFEELLSKKASRDIAKDEQLKLTDIDA
- a CDS encoding glycosyltransferase, whose product is MKKVLFIVNQGLISLNANGGASVYYSHLELLYLAGYKVHLLAVQWSDKDTFKKSDYIEIHKYVSTIDTYIIESKAPKKSLKRAYHAIFSPEKFEYYFLNKKNKKFLQEYTKIHAIDLIFADWRWAAIWTGFSKVSVPVVYGHHDWEYKLARLRTKRTFLQKFHTFQKKRVEFALVKKVAGVISGSKTETEEVEKISRKKALYLPTTYANVKSNLKPLKQPNIVHLGGMGTTANRLGLERFLDVCWPKIHQDNPHINLIIIGSLKEASPVLLKKIGANNIICKGFVFDLSEVLHPNDIHIIPWEYNTGTRTRIPVVFNHSQALVATKASVAAFPEILHKQNAILCDNLESMIAEITALITNYKQREFLSNNGKKTFLASFTSIHQTEKMKKYLDSLFL
- the neuC gene encoding UDP-N-acetylglucosamine 2-epimerase yields the protein MRKKIVFLTGTRADFGKIKSLIQVLENHSKFEPYIFATGMHLLDKYGKTVIEIQKCNFTNIHQFSNHTSENTMDLTLAKTIEGFSSYVSTLKPDLIVIHGDRVEALAGAIVGSLNNILVAHIEGGEVSGTIDELIRHSVSKMSHLHFVSNESAKNRILQLGELDSSVAVIGSPDVDIMFSDALPSLEEVKNYYEIPFQEFALVMLLEIEALYFIHKKE